taatgtatttttcactttttggctttttaattctcttctgctgtgtttttcaatgtttttatgagtgataatcactcattggcctgatacgtgtattgtgtccaaatttggtgtcaattcatccagtgttttttgagttatgtcaatccctcaaacgaacattacatttttatttatatagatatggctTTTCCCAGAATTCTTTTGTTTCTAATTGCATTTGCTATTTGACCATAAGGTTGTGCTGGAGGATTTTGAAATTATTACAGAGATCATTTaataaaatctgtaaataaaGCCAAATCCCCATATGTTGATGgccagtgctttttttttttttttgtcatgtcaggagcgacctgagaaactacaagttgcttctggtgtgagagaattggccgtctgcaaggacgttgcccagaggacgccctgatgatttttgatgtttttatcatccttgtgggaggcttctctcatgtccctgtatgaggagctggaactgatagagggagctcatccgcttctccccggattcgaacctgcgacctgtcggtcttcagtcctaccggcacaggggtttaacccactgcgccaccaggggctcctatggcCAGTGGTAGTTAGGACATCATCACATGCAATTCTCCCCTCGTTTCTAAACACTTTTAAAACTGTTCATAGACAAATCATCACTGAGCACATCAAACGACACAGACAGACTTTCACCTGTGCTCCGTGTGAACTATTTTATAAATATGAGGAAATATACTGATAATTCTTCTTCTATCCGAACAGCACGATTTCTCCCTTGAGAAGAAGGTTCTCTACTGGATAGATTCTGCTTCTCGGGAAGACATTCCCTGGTACCAAGTGACCACTGACGTGGTCCCAACAGCTCCTCCATGTTGGTTGCTCCTGGTGGACTCGAAAGACAATTTGGCCAATGGCAACGAAGTGGCCAACAGCAAAGTCAAGGACATAACACCGGTCCAGAGGTGTGTGAGGTTGGTCACAGCAGCCGAGACCTTTAGCTGTGCCAGGAACAAAAACCAAGGGAAGGAGGACCTCCGTTCTGAGGAGCACTCAGATGGAGAAGAGTCTCCCTCAACAAACTGTGCTGAAAGCGATGGAGAAGAGGGGCCTTCGTCTGACAAGGCTGATGGCGTTCCCAGCACCTTACCTCGGTTCCTAAGCCTTCCGCAATGTAGACCGAATACCTCCCCAGGGCCCATGGAGACCCCAACAGAGAGCACTTGCTCAAAGCCTCCTCCGCTAAAACAGAGACGTTCCATGTTTTTGTTCAGCAGCATGAAGAATGAGTTGGAAGGAGCCAAGAAGAAGCTGGCCGCCTTCATGCATCCTCTGAACCAGACCTCAACGGAGCCCACCTTGGCCTCCAGGGCTTTCTCCCTCCACCAGCGCTCCCGGAGCAGCAGGAGCCTCAGATATGGGACTTCCTCTGACTTATCCCTGGTGGGGACCCTGACTCCCACACCACCATCAACCCCACACTGTGACTCAAGGCCCCTGACAGCCGCAGGAGGGGTCCCTCCAATCCAAAGGCACA
This genomic window from Anolis sagrei isolate rAnoSag1 chromosome 9, rAnoSag1.mat, whole genome shotgun sequence contains:
- the UBAP1L gene encoding ubiquitin-associated protein 1-like, which translates into the protein MNCLEDVPFRMTIDFVDASMGEENFVSAPEFEMPNCVDILMCTMHDFSLEKKVLYWIDSASREDIPWYQVTTDVVPTAPPCWLLLVDSKDNLANGNEVANSKVKDITPVQRCVRLVTAAETFSCARNKNQGKEDLRSEEHSDGEESPSTNCAESDGEEGPSSDKADGVPSTLPRFLSLPQCRPNTSPGPMETPTESTCSKPPPLKQRRSMFLFSSMKNELEGAKKKLAAFMHPLNQTSTEPTLASRAFSLHQRSRSSRSLRYGTSSDLSLVGTLTPTPPSTPHCDSRPLTAAGGVPPIQRHKPTVPSLSPYSCLPGVQRVPVSEKDHPDSTSDLLSALSQEERDLIEPVLALGYPIRRAILALQKTGSQSLGQFLSYLSACDKLLKQGYEEAQVEEAMEMFQNSEKKASEFLHLLVQFNDMGFQQADIKEVLLLCENHRDLALEELMARTQ